A section of the Malus sylvestris chromosome 17, drMalSylv7.2, whole genome shotgun sequence genome encodes:
- the LOC126611101 gene encoding vegetative cell wall protein gp1-like isoform X3, whose amino-acid sequence MCAGARSFAQFFKPQDTKLHKSKSIHELEKNKLKAINHLDLHFALASPNIEFQPFDASSPFSSPPLDSPAPGHLPLPAPNSVSPPIPPNPPLANPPPSGPTSSPIPSPPQNGPSPHPPTTIPTPPKSVLSPPVLPPPIGFPPPSGPPSPPQKKPPQFAVWCVVKPTVPDPIIQEALDYACGSGADCKSIRPNGSCYQPDTLLSHASYAFNSYWQNTKIAGGTCDFGGTAMLVTVDPSYDECNFFFNG is encoded by the exons ATGTG tgcaggtgcaAGAAGTTTTGCGCAATTCTTTAAACCCCAAGACACAAAACTACACAAAAGCAAATCAATCCATGAATTAGAGAAGAACAAGCTGAAAGCAATAAATCACTTGGACTTACATTTTGCGTTGGCTTCCCCAAATATTGAATTCCAACCGTTCGATGCCAGCTCTCCCTTCTCATCACCACCGTTGGATTCACCAGCACCGGGACATCTCCCTCTTCCAGCTCCAAACTCCGTATCCCCACCAATTCCTCCAAACCCACCTCTTGCAAATCCTCCTCCATCTGGGCCCACTTCCTCACCCATCCCAAGCCCACCACAAAATGGGCCTAGCCCACACCCACCAACCACAATCCCAACCCCACCCAAATCAGTCCTGAGCCCACCAGTCCTTCCGCCGCCAATAGGTTTCCCTCCACCGTCCGGACCGCCATCCCCTCCGCAGAAAAAGCCACCGCAGTTTGCCGTGTGGTGCGTGGTGAAGCCGACAGTGCCGGACCCGATAATCCAAGAAGCCCTGGACTATGCGTGTGGGTCCGGGGCAGACTGCAAGTCAATCCGGCCCAATGGGTCCTGCTACCAGCCCGACACATTGTTGTCGCATGCTTCGTATGCCTTCAATAGTTACTGGCAGAACACGAAGATCGCTGGAGGCACTTGTGACTTTGGAGGGACTGCCATGCTTGTCACAGTTGATCCAA GTTATGATGAATGCAATTTCTTCTTCAACGGATGA
- the LOC126611098 gene encoding uncharacterized protein LOC126611098 encodes MAVEDEAFSLTSLKQQEEEERESFLALSSTCKVVEYLQPVMSKELLCKFPDNSAFDFDYTQSSIWSPLVPRAYAPMDLDMDLDLDFWRPRKLNFEMGLEVKNQKSSLVDTGAGSGIKKKKISTTATCFNLNQSALKNKVMKRKKSKMVLASDFFPTPVKVNCNPIASKVWNKVLKAASKHFKKKKRDPMDHVRLSNYLRSDGNI; translated from the exons ATGGCAGTAGAAGATGAAGCATTTTCTCTCACTTCACTCaaacaacaagaagaagaagagagagagagttttttaGCTTTGAGCAGCACTTGCAAAGTGGTGGAGTATCTGCAGCCAGTGATGTCCAAAGAGCTCCTCTGCAAGTTCCCGGACAACTCCGCTTTTGATTTCGACTACACGCAGAGCTCGATATGGTCCCCGTTGGTCCCCCGGGCTTACGCTCCCATGGATTTGGATATGGACTTGGATTTGGATTTCTGGAGACCGCGAAAGCTCAATTTCGAGATGGGGTTGGAGGTGAAGAATCAGAAAAGCAGCCTCGTTGACACTGGAGCCGGTTCGGGCATTAAGAAAAAGAAGATCTCCACAACCGCAACTTGTTTCAATCTGAATCAGAGTGCTCTGAAGAACAAGGTgatgaagaggaagaaaagCAAGATGGTTTTGGCCTCTGACTTCTTTCCAACTCCTGTGAAGGTTAACTGTAACCCCATTGCATCAAAg GTGTGGAATAAGGTGCTTAAAGCTGCCTCAAAGCAtttcaagaaaaagaagagagatccCATGGATCATGTGAGGCTCTCAAATTATTTGAGATCAGATGGAAATATTTGA
- the LOC126611101 gene encoding sulfated surface glycoprotein 185-like isoform X2 codes for MIKLSRNFSLVFLSVFYFKMYRMRLSIIPIFYISISITTFSILCGARSFAQFFKPQDTKLHKSKSIHELEKNKLKAINHLDLHFALASPNIEFQPFDASSPFSSPPLDSPAPGHLPLPAPNSVSPPIPPNPPLANPPPSGPTSSPIPSPPQNGPSPHPPTTIPTPPKSVLSPPVLPPPIGFPPPSGPPSPPQKKPPQFAVWCVVKPTVPDPIIQEALDYACGSGADCKSIRPNGSCYQPDTLLSHASYAFNSYWQNTKIAGGTCDFGGTAMLVTVDPSYDECNFFFNG; via the exons ATGATTAAATTAAGCAGAAATTTCAGTTTGGtctttttgagtgttttttatTTCAAGATGTATCGCATGCGATTGAGCATCATACCAATTTTCTACATCTCCATTTCAATCACTACTTTCTCCATTCTATGTG gtgcaAGAAGTTTTGCGCAATTCTTTAAACCCCAAGACACAAAACTACACAAAAGCAAATCAATCCATGAATTAGAGAAGAACAAGCTGAAAGCAATAAATCACTTGGACTTACATTTTGCGTTGGCTTCCCCAAATATTGAATTCCAACCGTTCGATGCCAGCTCTCCCTTCTCATCACCACCGTTGGATTCACCAGCACCGGGACATCTCCCTCTTCCAGCTCCAAACTCCGTATCCCCACCAATTCCTCCAAACCCACCTCTTGCAAATCCTCCTCCATCTGGGCCCACTTCCTCACCCATCCCAAGCCCACCACAAAATGGGCCTAGCCCACACCCACCAACCACAATCCCAACCCCACCCAAATCAGTCCTGAGCCCACCAGTCCTTCCGCCGCCAATAGGTTTCCCTCCACCGTCCGGACCGCCATCCCCTCCGCAGAAAAAGCCACCGCAGTTTGCCGTGTGGTGCGTGGTGAAGCCGACAGTGCCGGACCCGATAATCCAAGAAGCCCTGGACTATGCGTGTGGGTCCGGGGCAGACTGCAAGTCAATCCGGCCCAATGGGTCCTGCTACCAGCCCGACACATTGTTGTCGCATGCTTCGTATGCCTTCAATAGTTACTGGCAGAACACGAAGATCGCTGGAGGCACTTGTGACTTTGGAGGGACTGCCATGCTTGTCACAGTTGATCCAA GTTATGATGAATGCAATTTCTTCTTCAACGGATGA
- the LOC126611102 gene encoding 36.4 kDa proline-rich protein-like isoform X1 gives MEINYALALLLVLILNLGSLLTSLANSYCPPPHVKPPHAKPPPHVPTKPPHVKPPIVKPPPYPKPPVPKPPPHPKPPVVKPPPVVVPSPPPTPTPTPVVPVKPPPPTETPCPPPPPKLVPPPPSPPKDTCPIDTLKLGACVDVLGGLIHIGIGSSAKDTCCPVLQGLVDLDAAICLCTTIKAKLLNVNLIIPIALQVLIACGKTPPSGFQCPA, from the coding sequence ATGGAGATCAATTATGCTCTGGCTTTGCTCTTAGTCCTCATTCTCAACTTGGGTAGTTTGCTCACTTCTCTTGCTAACTCCTATTGCCCACCACCGCATGTCAAACCACCTCATGCAAAGCCTCCTCCTCATGTACCCACGAAACCACCTCATGTTAAACCACCCATTGTAAAGCCACCTCCCTATCCGAAACCTCCTGTTCCCAAACCACCTCCCCATCCCAAACCTCCTGTTGTGAAACCACCACCTGTTGTAGTGCCAAGCCCACcaccaacaccaacaccaaCCCCAGTTGTCCCAGTGAAGCCTCCTCCACCCACCGAAACACCATGCCCTCCTCCACCACCAAAGTTagtaccaccaccaccatctccaCCAAAGGACACGTGTCCCATCGACACCCTAAAATTGGGAGCTTGTGTAGATGTGTTGGGTGGTCTTATCCACATTGGAATTGGAAGCAGTGCCAAAGATACATGTTGTCCGGTGCTTCAGGGACTGGTGGACTTGGACGCTGCTATTTGCCTTTGCACCACCATCAAGGCTAAGCTTCTCAATGTCAACCTCATCATCCCCATTGCTCTTCAGGTGCTCATTGCTTGTGGGAAGACTCCTCCCTCTGGATTCCAGTGTCCTGCATAG
- the LOC126611102 gene encoding 36.4 kDa proline-rich protein-like isoform X2 produces MEINYALALLLVLILNLGSLLTSLANSYCPPPHVKPPHVKPPIVKPPPYPKPPVPKPPPHPKPPVVKPPPVVVPSPPPTPTPTPVVPVKPPPPTETPCPPPPPKLVPPPPSPPKDTCPIDTLKLGACVDVLGGLIHIGIGSSAKDTCCPVLQGLVDLDAAICLCTTIKAKLLNVNLIIPIALQVLIACGKTPPSGFQCPA; encoded by the exons ATGGAGATCAATTATGCTCTGGCTTTGCTCTTAGTCCTCATTCTCAACTTGGGTAGTTTGCTCACTTCTCTTGCTAACTCCTATTGCCCACCACCGCATGTCAAACCAC CTCATGTTAAACCACCCATTGTAAAGCCACCTCCCTATCCGAAACCTCCTGTTCCCAAACCACCTCCCCATCCCAAACCTCCTGTTGTGAAACCACCACCTGTTGTAGTGCCAAGCCCACcaccaacaccaacaccaaCCCCAGTTGTCCCAGTGAAGCCTCCTCCACCCACCGAAACACCATGCCCTCCTCCACCACCAAAGTTagtaccaccaccaccatctccaCCAAAGGACACGTGTCCCATCGACACCCTAAAATTGGGAGCTTGTGTAGATGTGTTGGGTGGTCTTATCCACATTGGAATTGGAAGCAGTGCCAAAGATACATGTTGTCCGGTGCTTCAGGGACTGGTGGACTTGGACGCTGCTATTTGCCTTTGCACCACCATCAAGGCTAAGCTTCTCAATGTCAACCTCATCATCCCCATTGCTCTTCAGGTGCTCATTGCTTGTGGGAAGACTCCTCCCTCTGGATTCCAGTGTCCTGCATAG